The Variovorax paradoxus genome window below encodes:
- a CDS encoding ABC transporter permease subunit, with protein sequence MNAGKGLIVPVCLLGIWEIAANVSGSLSDNVVPPSTVLRALWGMFSSGILLDKTAQTLASAGMGLVYGAVLGLAGGLVLGLSPRVARLLDAPIELLRPMPSVALIPLAMMAFGFGIHMESAVVGFATFWPILILVQGAVASVDRRLIEVADVLQLGYMARVLKIVLPSVAPRLIVALRLAIGIALVVAVTVEIVANPYGLGYGLVTAQVALKPAEMFGYLLWVGVLGWALNLILVKTQGRLMAGLGLSSPQEGLPS encoded by the coding sequence ATGAATGCCGGCAAGGGACTGATCGTGCCCGTCTGCCTGCTCGGCATCTGGGAGATCGCGGCCAACGTATCCGGCTCGCTGAGCGACAACGTGGTCCCGCCCAGCACGGTGCTGCGGGCGCTGTGGGGAATGTTCTCAAGCGGAATTCTGCTCGACAAGACGGCCCAGACCTTGGCCAGCGCGGGCATGGGCCTGGTCTACGGCGCGGTCCTCGGTCTTGCAGGAGGACTGGTGCTGGGGCTGTCGCCAAGGGTTGCGCGCTTGCTGGATGCGCCCATCGAGCTGCTGCGACCCATGCCGTCGGTGGCGCTCATTCCGCTGGCGATGATGGCCTTCGGTTTCGGCATCCACATGGAAAGCGCCGTCGTCGGATTTGCCACCTTCTGGCCGATCTTGATCCTTGTCCAGGGCGCCGTCGCAAGTGTCGATCGACGGCTGATCGAAGTCGCGGACGTGCTGCAGCTGGGCTACATGGCGCGCGTGCTCAAGATCGTTCTGCCCTCGGTGGCGCCGCGGCTGATCGTGGCGCTGCGGTTGGCGATCGGTATCGCACTGGTGGTCGCGGTGACGGTGGAGATCGTGGCCAATCCGTATGGGCTGGGCTATGGACTGGTCACCGCGCAGGTCGCGCTCAAGCCTGCGGAAATGTTCGGCTATCTGCTCTGGGTGGGTGTGCTTGGCTGGGCGCTGAACCTCATTCTCGTGAAGACGCAAGGGCGCCTGATGGCAGGCCTCGGCTTGAGCAGTCCACAAGAGGGGTTGCCGTCATGA
- a CDS encoding 3-keto-5-aminohexanoate cleavage protein, with the protein MKNSKGKVIISCAVTGSIHTPSMSPHLPFTPAEIAASARQAYEAGAAILHLHARDPSNGEPTADPDTFMQFLPEIKQSTDAVVNITTGGAQWMTLDARIAAARRASPEMCSLNMGSMNFALFPMLEKYKDFQHAWEAPYLENSRDGIFRNTFKDIQYILHEIGEGHGTRFEFECYDIGHLYSLAHFLDRKLVKPPLFVQTVFGILGGIGADIDNLNHARHIADKLFGDDYEWSVMAAGRHQMPFATAGAISGGNVRVGLEDSLYIGKGQLAPSNAAQISKIRATIESLGLEVATPSEARQRLGLKGSSQTAF; encoded by the coding sequence ATGAAAAACAGCAAGGGCAAAGTGATCATCAGCTGTGCGGTGACCGGCAGCATCCACACCCCGAGCATGAGTCCGCACCTGCCGTTTACACCGGCCGAAATCGCGGCAAGCGCGAGGCAGGCGTACGAGGCGGGCGCTGCGATCCTTCACCTGCATGCGCGGGATCCGAGCAATGGCGAGCCGACCGCCGATCCGGACACCTTCATGCAGTTTCTTCCAGAGATCAAGCAGTCGACCGACGCGGTGGTGAACATCACGACGGGCGGCGCCCAATGGATGACGCTGGATGCACGGATCGCGGCCGCCCGGCGGGCGTCGCCGGAGATGTGCTCGCTGAACATGGGCTCCATGAACTTCGCGTTGTTCCCCATGCTGGAGAAGTACAAGGACTTCCAGCACGCCTGGGAGGCCCCTTACCTGGAGAACTCCCGCGACGGCATCTTCAGAAACACCTTCAAGGACATCCAGTACATCCTGCATGAAATCGGCGAAGGGCATGGCACTCGCTTCGAGTTCGAGTGCTACGACATCGGCCACCTGTACTCGCTGGCGCATTTCCTGGACCGCAAGCTCGTGAAGCCGCCGCTCTTCGTGCAGACGGTCTTCGGCATCCTCGGCGGGATCGGCGCGGACATCGACAACCTGAACCATGCCCGGCATATCGCCGACAAGCTGTTCGGCGACGATTACGAGTGGTCGGTCATGGCGGCGGGTCGCCACCAGATGCCTTTTGCCACTGCGGGCGCGATCTCGGGCGGCAACGTGCGTGTGGGCCTGGAGGACAGCCTCTACATCGGCAAGGGGCAACTCGCACCATCCAACGCCGCCCAAATCTCGAAGATCCGCGCGACGATCGAATCGCTGGGTCTGGAGGTGGCCACGCCGTCCGAGGCGCGGCAACGACTCGGTCTGAAAGGCTCTTCTCAGACGGCGTTCTGA
- a CDS encoding Re/Si-specific NAD(P)(+) transhydrogenase subunit alpha: protein MLIGVPAETSAGETRVAVTPETAKKLVALGHTVRVQSGAGVAASVTDAAYQAAGAEITDQAGAFGADIVLKVRAPSDAECALAKSGSVLVGMLNPFDAAGLQRVAAAGLTGFALEAAPRTTRAQSMDVLSSQANIAGYKAVMIAADKYQRFFPMLMTAAGTVKAARVVILGVGVAGLQAIATAKRLGAVIEASDVRPSVKEQIESLGGKFIDVPYETQEEKDAAEGVGGYARPMPASWLTRQQAEVAKRVALADVVISTALIPGRAAPTLITEDMVKSMKPGSVIVDIAAGKGPDGVGGNCPLSEADKTVVKHGVTIVGETNLAALVAADASALYARNVLDFLKLVLTKEGALKIDLEDDIVAACRVTQDGQVTKK from the coding sequence ATGTTGATTGGCGTACCTGCCGAAACCTCGGCGGGTGAGACTCGTGTTGCCGTCACGCCGGAGACGGCGAAGAAACTGGTGGCGTTGGGGCACACGGTGCGTGTGCAGAGCGGCGCGGGCGTGGCGGCCAGCGTGACCGACGCGGCCTACCAGGCCGCTGGTGCCGAGATCACCGACCAGGCCGGCGCCTTCGGTGCCGACATCGTGCTCAAGGTGCGCGCGCCGAGCGACGCCGAATGCGCGCTCGCCAAGTCTGGCAGCGTGCTCGTGGGCATGCTCAACCCCTTCGACGCCGCCGGCCTGCAGCGCGTGGCCGCGGCCGGCCTCACCGGCTTCGCACTCGAAGCCGCGCCGCGCACGACGCGCGCCCAGAGCATGGACGTGCTCAGCTCCCAGGCCAACATCGCCGGCTACAAGGCCGTGATGATCGCGGCCGACAAGTACCAGCGCTTCTTCCCGATGCTGATGACCGCCGCCGGCACCGTGAAGGCCGCGCGGGTGGTCATCCTCGGCGTGGGCGTCGCGGGCCTGCAGGCCATCGCCACGGCCAAGCGCCTGGGCGCGGTCATCGAGGCCTCGGACGTGCGCCCCAGCGTCAAGGAACAGATCGAATCGCTGGGCGGCAAGTTCATCGACGTGCCGTACGAGACCCAGGAAGAGAAGGACGCGGCCGAGGGCGTGGGCGGCTATGCCCGCCCGATGCCCGCGAGCTGGCTCACGCGCCAGCAGGCCGAGGTCGCCAAGCGCGTGGCGCTGGCCGATGTCGTCATCAGCACCGCGCTGATCCCGGGGCGTGCCGCGCCGACCCTGATCACCGAGGACATGGTCAAGTCGATGAAGCCGGGTTCGGTCATCGTCGACATCGCCGCCGGCAAAGGTCCGGACGGGGTAGGCGGCAACTGCCCGCTCTCGGAGGCCGACAAGACCGTCGTCAAGCACGGCGTGACCATCGTCGGCGAGACGAACCTCGCCGCGCTGGTGGCGGCCGACGCGTCGGCGCTGTACGCGCGCAACGTGCTCGACTTCCTCAAGCTCGTGCTGACCAAGGAGGGCGCGCTGAAGATCGACCTCGAGGACGACATCGTCGCCGCCTGCCGCGTCACGCAGGACGGCCAGGTCACGAAGAAGTAA
- a CDS encoding phosphotransferase yields MTSVLEEEGIRPVRAQHRFDEEALARWMAENVDGYGGVMQVDQFQGGQSNPTYRLRTPHASYVLRRKPPGVLLKGAHAIEREARVMTALGQAGFPVPRVHGLCLDDTVIGSWFYVMNLVEGRIFWDARLPDVAAADRRAYLEAMNATLAQLHRYDPVALGLSDYGRAGGYIARQIERWSQQYLQDEVAGRHASMDRLVEWLPEHIPANDEVAVTHGDFRIDNMIFHPVEPRVVAVLDWELSTLGHPLADFAYNLMMYRVPQEIHNGLLGADLAGMALLSEADYVRTYCRESGRHHLPDLEFYVVFNMFRFAAILHGIRGRNLRGTASSANAQEVGDRFALVADLAWQQVQRL; encoded by the coding sequence ATGACGTCGGTTCTCGAAGAGGAGGGCATTCGTCCTGTTCGCGCACAGCACCGGTTCGACGAAGAAGCGCTGGCGCGCTGGATGGCGGAAAACGTGGACGGCTACGGGGGCGTCATGCAGGTCGACCAGTTCCAGGGTGGGCAGTCCAACCCGACCTACCGGTTGCGCACGCCGCACGCATCCTATGTATTGCGCCGCAAGCCGCCGGGTGTGCTCCTCAAGGGCGCCCATGCCATCGAGCGTGAGGCGCGGGTCATGACGGCCCTGGGGCAGGCCGGCTTTCCGGTGCCGAGGGTTCATGGCCTCTGCCTGGACGACACGGTCATCGGCAGCTGGTTCTATGTGATGAATCTGGTCGAGGGCCGAATCTTCTGGGACGCACGCCTGCCCGATGTAGCCGCAGCGGACCGGCGCGCCTATCTGGAAGCGATGAACGCCACGCTGGCGCAGTTGCATCGGTACGACCCGGTCGCGCTGGGCCTGTCGGACTACGGCAGGGCGGGCGGCTACATCGCCAGGCAGATCGAGCGCTGGTCGCAGCAGTACCTCCAGGACGAAGTCGCGGGTCGGCATGCATCGATGGATCGCTTGGTGGAATGGCTGCCCGAGCACATTCCCGCCAACGACGAGGTTGCCGTCACGCACGGCGACTTCCGGATCGACAACATGATCTTCCATCCCGTGGAGCCTCGCGTTGTTGCGGTGCTCGATTGGGAACTCTCGACCCTGGGGCATCCCCTGGCGGACTTTGCCTACAACCTGATGATGTATCGGGTTCCGCAGGAGATCCACAACGGCTTGCTCGGCGCCGACCTGGCGGGCATGGCACTCCTGTCCGAGGCGGATTACGTGCGGACCTACTGCCGCGAGTCGGGCCGCCATCATCTCCCCGACCTCGAGTTCTACGTGGTGTTCAACATGTTCCGCTTCGCAGCCATCCTTCACGGCATTCGCGGCCGCAATCTCCGAGGCACTGCATCCAGCGCCAATGCGCAGGAGGTTGGAGACCGCTTCGCGCTGGTGGCCGATCTTGCCTGGCAGCAGGTGCAGCGCCTGTGA
- a CDS encoding glutathione S-transferase family protein, which yields MSAYKLYCRGESGNCYKVALMLNLVGADWEAEFVDFFNPDSKAAFIHTVNPQGELPVLQRPDGKLLTQSGAILDYLSRATGRFAPASDEDRQEVLRWLLFDNHRFTPAFATLRFMVGIRGAEENQLTGYLRAQAQAAYEIVDAHLAGRRFMVGDAPTVADISMAGYLYYDEDARFDRLQFANVQAWAGRISELPRWKHPYELMPRAIREGN from the coding sequence ATGAGCGCCTACAAGCTCTACTGCCGAGGCGAATCCGGCAACTGCTACAAGGTGGCGCTCATGCTCAACCTTGTCGGGGCCGACTGGGAAGCCGAGTTCGTCGACTTCTTCAATCCCGACTCCAAGGCGGCGTTCATCCACACCGTCAATCCACAGGGAGAACTGCCTGTGCTGCAACGGCCGGACGGCAAGTTGCTGACCCAGAGCGGCGCGATCCTGGACTACCTTTCGCGGGCGACGGGCCGATTCGCACCGGCGAGCGACGAGGACAGGCAAGAGGTCCTGCGCTGGCTGCTGTTCGACAACCACCGTTTCACGCCGGCGTTCGCCACCCTGCGCTTCATGGTCGGCATCCGCGGCGCTGAAGAGAACCAGCTCACGGGCTATCTGCGGGCGCAGGCGCAGGCCGCCTACGAGATCGTCGACGCGCATCTGGCCGGGCGTCGCTTCATGGTCGGTGACGCACCGACCGTGGCGGACATCTCGATGGCGGGCTACCTCTACTACGACGAGGATGCGCGGTTCGACAGATTGCAGTTTGCCAACGTCCAGGCCTGGGCAGGACGTATCAGCGAGCTGCCGCGCTGGAAGCATCCCTATGAACTCATGCCGCGAGCGATCCGCGAAGGAAACTGA
- a CDS encoding acetyl-CoA C-acyltransferase family protein — protein sequence MSHREVVVLSGVRTAIGTFGGALKDVPPITLAAEVVKAALSKAGVPGSDVGHVMFGHVINTEPRDMYLSRVAAIEGGCAETTPAFNVNRLCGSGLQAVVSASQAILLGDTDIAIGGGAENMSRAPYVSSTSRWGARMGDTSMTDMMLGALHDPFERIHMGVTAENVARKWGIDRDAQDRLAVESHHRAERAWAADVFRDQIVPIIRKGRKGDVVFDKDEHFRTGAVLADMSKLKPVFLRENGTVTAGNASGINDAAAALVLMEASAARTRGLKPMARLVSYAHAGVDPRFMGIGPVPASRAALERAGLSVKDLDVIEANEAFAAQACAVSAELALDPAKVNPNGSGISLGHPIGATGAIITVKALHELQRIGGRYALVTMCIGGGQGIAAIFENIE from the coding sequence ATGTCCCATCGTGAAGTCGTTGTCCTCAGCGGTGTGCGCACCGCCATCGGTACCTTCGGTGGTGCCCTCAAGGATGTTCCTCCCATCACCCTGGCCGCCGAAGTCGTCAAAGCAGCTCTCTCCAAGGCTGGCGTCCCGGGTTCGGATGTGGGGCACGTGATGTTTGGCCATGTGATCAACACCGAGCCTCGCGACATGTATCTGTCACGGGTCGCGGCCATCGAAGGGGGATGCGCAGAGACGACGCCTGCCTTCAACGTGAATCGCCTGTGCGGGTCGGGATTGCAGGCGGTCGTTTCCGCCAGTCAAGCGATCCTGTTGGGCGACACCGATATCGCGATCGGTGGAGGGGCCGAGAACATGAGCCGCGCGCCCTATGTGTCATCGACCTCGCGATGGGGAGCACGCATGGGCGACACCTCGATGACTGACATGATGCTGGGCGCCCTGCACGATCCCTTCGAGCGCATCCATATGGGTGTGACGGCAGAGAACGTGGCCAGAAAGTGGGGCATCGACCGGGACGCTCAGGACAGGTTGGCGGTGGAAAGCCATCACCGCGCGGAGCGCGCCTGGGCGGCGGATGTGTTCAGGGACCAGATCGTCCCCATCATCCGAAAGGGCCGCAAGGGCGATGTCGTCTTTGACAAGGATGAGCACTTCCGCACCGGGGCGGTATTGGCGGACATGAGCAAGCTCAAGCCGGTCTTTCTCAGAGAGAACGGGACTGTGACCGCTGGCAATGCATCCGGGATCAACGATGCGGCGGCGGCACTGGTGCTGATGGAAGCTTCGGCCGCCAGAACGCGCGGGTTGAAGCCGATGGCACGGCTGGTGAGCTATGCCCATGCCGGTGTCGACCCCCGGTTCATGGGCATCGGCCCCGTACCGGCGAGCAGAGCGGCGCTCGAGCGCGCGGGACTGTCGGTGAAGGACCTCGATGTGATCGAGGCCAACGAGGCGTTCGCCGCCCAGGCCTGCGCCGTCAGCGCGGAGCTGGCGCTCGATCCAGCCAAGGTGAACCCCAACGGCTCGGGCATCTCCCTGGGCCATCCCATCGGCGCGACTGGCGCCATCATCACAGTGAAGGCGTTGCACGAACTCCAGCGGATCGGTGGGCGCTATGCCCTGGTCACGATGTGCATCGGGGGCGGACAGGGCATTGCCGCGATCTTCGAGAACATCGAGTGA
- a CDS encoding TetR/AcrR family transcriptional regulator, translating into MSTAPTVANRQGTRNTGRPRSEQSRTAVLDATRNLLATTRVGDLTIDAIARESGVAKMTIYRWWANRNAVVIDTFIDLMLPSTPVRDADSAMEAMSEHLILLVRQYRGEVGKMVAEILAEGQSDPVLRDAFRERFFRQRRADVRAVVVRGQETGEFSAELDVDTALDMMYGAVYFRLLMGHKNLDARFGKDLAAMAATLLRSGRQK; encoded by the coding sequence ATGAGCACCGCTCCCACCGTCGCCAACCGTCAGGGCACGCGCAACACTGGACGTCCGCGCAGCGAGCAGTCCCGCACCGCTGTGCTGGATGCCACGCGCAATCTGCTCGCCACCACGCGGGTGGGCGACTTGACGATCGATGCGATCGCGCGGGAATCCGGCGTGGCCAAGATGACAATCTATCGTTGGTGGGCCAATCGCAATGCGGTGGTCATCGACACGTTCATCGACCTCATGCTTCCCAGCACGCCGGTGCGCGATGCGGATTCGGCGATGGAGGCCATGTCCGAGCACCTGATCCTTCTGGTCAGGCAGTACCGCGGCGAAGTGGGGAAGATGGTGGCGGAGATACTGGCGGAAGGCCAGTCGGATCCCGTGCTGCGCGACGCGTTTCGCGAACGCTTTTTCCGGCAGCGCCGCGCCGATGTGCGCGCGGTCGTCGTGCGCGGCCAGGAGACGGGGGAGTTCTCCGCGGAGCTGGATGTGGATACCGCGCTCGACATGATGTACGGGGCCGTGTATTTCCGGCTGCTCATGGGGCACAAGAACCTGGACGCGCGCTTTGGCAAGGACCTGGCGGCCATGGCAGCCACCCTGCTGCGATCGGGGCGCCAGAAGTAA
- a CDS encoding NIPSNAP family protein, which yields MIAVSKTSNPSRPMAQDRTVFNLTTLQCIPGGVAAVLEGIHKSLVGPRAPALLGCWISEIGSLNEIVVLRSFPSAEALDEQAFGEAELAPHAGAIDSLVGLDQGLFVSFPGLPVHAGGKLGGFYEIRTYALRDAPQALPQTIAAWQEAAPGRVTLSPLVAALQSLSGPPRIVHIWPFETLDQRQAVRADAFQKGLWPPRGSLQWLDGAKSSIYIPAPFSPLR from the coding sequence GTGATCGCAGTTTCCAAGACTTCCAACCCTTCCAGACCCATGGCCCAGGATCGAACCGTTTTCAACCTCACCACGCTTCAATGCATTCCAGGCGGCGTCGCCGCCGTGCTCGAAGGGATCCATAAGTCGCTCGTCGGCCCGCGGGCGCCAGCGCTGCTGGGCTGCTGGATCTCGGAGATCGGTTCCCTCAACGAGATCGTGGTGCTGCGAAGCTTTCCCTCCGCCGAGGCCCTCGATGAGCAAGCGTTCGGGGAGGCCGAACTGGCGCCCCATGCCGGCGCCATCGACAGCCTCGTCGGGCTGGACCAAGGTCTCTTCGTCAGCTTTCCTGGGCTGCCGGTGCATGCGGGCGGCAAGCTCGGTGGCTTCTATGAGATCCGAACCTATGCGCTGAGGGATGCGCCGCAGGCCCTGCCGCAGACGATCGCTGCATGGCAGGAAGCCGCGCCCGGGCGTGTCACCCTGTCGCCGCTGGTCGCGGCCCTGCAGTCGCTGTCGGGACCCCCGCGCATCGTCCATATCTGGCCGTTCGAAACCCTGGACCAGCGTCAGGCCGTGCGTGCCGATGCCTTCCAGAAAGGGCTGTGGCCGCCGCGCGGTTCGCTGCAATGGCTCGACGGCGCCAAGTCCTCGATCTACATCCCCGCGCCTTTCTCTCCGCTTCGGTGA
- a CDS encoding SDR family oxidoreductase: MKQQSYQAANFSIEDKVVLITGAGSGIGRAMAIGLADAGAKIAVIDRDFESAHQVANEIGMQRAVAVECDVTDEEAVARTVETTLDQWGRIDGLINNAGQLHRCLVKDHTLADWQRIFEVNVMGTFLFARAVLPQMIRQRNGRIVNFTSALGVRSMPGGAAYGATKAAVTSFTNTLHQEVCGEGISVTAIAPGLTNTPMANDHMTSEYMERIAASYPGGRLGQPEDIIGLAHFLMTDASRHVSGTTLFVRPPGG; encoded by the coding sequence ATGAAGCAGCAAAGCTATCAAGCCGCCAACTTCTCCATTGAGGACAAGGTGGTGCTCATCACCGGTGCCGGCAGCGGAATCGGCAGGGCCATGGCCATCGGCTTGGCCGATGCAGGCGCGAAGATCGCCGTCATCGACCGAGACTTCGAATCGGCGCATCAGGTCGCCAACGAGATTGGTATGCAGCGGGCCGTGGCAGTCGAATGCGATGTCACCGACGAGGAGGCCGTGGCGCGGACGGTGGAAACGACGTTGGACCAATGGGGACGCATCGACGGGCTGATCAACAACGCGGGCCAGCTGCACCGGTGCCTCGTCAAGGACCACACGCTGGCCGACTGGCAGCGCATCTTCGAGGTCAATGTGATGGGAACCTTCCTGTTCGCACGGGCGGTATTGCCGCAGATGATCCGCCAACGGAACGGGCGAATCGTGAACTTCACCTCCGCACTGGGTGTCAGGAGCATGCCTGGCGGCGCCGCCTACGGTGCCACCAAAGCGGCGGTCACCAGCTTCACCAACACCTTGCATCAGGAAGTGTGTGGAGAGGGCATTTCCGTGACCGCCATTGCCCCGGGGCTTACCAACACGCCCATGGCCAACGACCACATGACGTCGGAATACATGGAGCGCATTGCAGCTTCTTATCCGGGAGGACGCCTGGGTCAGCCCGAGGACATCATCGGCCTGGCGCACTTCCTCATGACCGACGCTTCCCGGCATGTGAGCGGCACCACGCTGTTCGTGCGCCCGCCCGGCGGCTGA
- a CDS encoding NAD(P) transhydrogenase subunit alpha, with amino-acid sequence MDIVSHTVINLIIFVLAIYVGYHVVWTVTPALHTPLMAVTNAISAIVIVGAMLAAALTETGLGKTMGVLAVALAAVNVFGGFLVTRRMLEMFKKKERKAAPAAAEGASK; translated from the coding sequence ATGGACATCGTCTCTCACACCGTCATCAACCTCATCATCTTCGTGCTGGCCATCTACGTGGGCTACCACGTGGTGTGGACCGTCACGCCCGCGCTGCACACGCCGCTGATGGCCGTGACCAACGCCATCTCGGCGATCGTCATCGTGGGCGCCATGCTGGCCGCCGCGCTCACCGAGACCGGCCTGGGCAAGACCATGGGCGTGCTGGCCGTCGCGCTGGCGGCGGTCAACGTCTTCGGCGGCTTCCTGGTCACGCGGCGCATGCTGGAGATGTTCAAGAAGAAGGAGCGCAAGGCCGCGCCCGCAGCCGCCGAGGGAGCTTCCAAGTGA
- a CDS encoding ABC transporter permease: protein MSVASRSLHAIAGLFLLGLLWHAVTVTGLVGKIYLPTPRAAAEALVWGVREGELADQTMQTTLRMLWGWLLASLIAIILGATLGVWSQGRVYVGPLLEFIRPLPASAVVPVAIVFFGLTPAMVIGVVAFGSLWPTLLATVHGFATVEPRLKEVAHVLGLGKLSFVMKVGLPNAVPDIVSGMKLSMTVALILSIVGEMLTGQPGLGTAILLAGRAFQSADLFAGIVVLGLIGLVSNSVLQRCENYLLRWR, encoded by the coding sequence ATGAGCGTTGCTTCCCGTTCGCTCCATGCGATCGCAGGGTTGTTCCTGCTTGGATTGCTGTGGCACGCGGTCACCGTGACCGGGCTGGTGGGCAAGATCTATCTGCCAACCCCAAGGGCCGCCGCCGAGGCGCTGGTCTGGGGGGTTCGTGAGGGGGAACTCGCGGACCAGACGATGCAGACGACCCTGCGCATGCTGTGGGGCTGGCTGCTGGCCAGCCTGATCGCGATCATTTTGGGCGCCACCTTGGGGGTCTGGTCGCAGGGCCGTGTGTACGTTGGACCGTTGCTCGAGTTCATCCGGCCACTGCCGGCTTCGGCGGTGGTGCCGGTTGCCATCGTTTTCTTCGGCCTGACGCCAGCCATGGTCATCGGTGTGGTGGCTTTCGGCTCGCTGTGGCCCACGCTGCTCGCGACGGTCCATGGCTTCGCGACCGTGGAGCCAAGGCTCAAGGAGGTCGCGCATGTCCTGGGCCTCGGAAAACTGTCCTTCGTCATGAAGGTGGGCCTGCCGAATGCGGTGCCCGACATCGTGTCGGGCATGAAGCTCTCGATGACGGTGGCCCTGATCCTTTCCATCGTGGGGGAAATGCTGACCGGCCAGCCCGGTCTGGGTACCGCCATCCTGCTGGCCGGCCGAGCCTTCCAGTCGGCCGACCTCTTCGCCGGGATCGTGGTGCTCGGGCTGATCGGTCTCGTCAGCAACAGCGTGCTCCAGCGTTGCGAGAACTACCTGCTGCGCTGGCGCTGA
- a CDS encoding SDR family oxidoreductase — protein sequence MMAHDLHGKRALVTGASSGLGAHFARLLARQGVEVVLAARRAETLSGIVAEIRQQGGAASAMRLDVRDIEASSRAISELGTLSILVNNAGIVREGAALDQNEAAWDDVIDTNLKGMFFVAQAAARLMAPNPGGAIINIASILGLRQAGGVLPYAVSKAGVVQMTKCLALELARQGTRVNALAPGYLHTELNGEFWTSDAGRALVRRIPQRRLGRLEDLDGPLLLLASDASRYMTGAELVVDGGHLVSTL from the coding sequence ATGATGGCCCACGACCTTCACGGCAAGCGTGCGCTTGTCACGGGCGCTTCTTCGGGCCTCGGTGCCCATTTCGCGCGGTTGCTGGCCCGCCAGGGTGTCGAGGTGGTGCTGGCGGCCCGGCGCGCCGAGACGCTATCCGGCATCGTGGCAGAGATCCGCCAGCAAGGCGGGGCGGCCAGCGCGATGCGGCTCGACGTGCGCGACATCGAGGCCAGCAGCCGCGCGATCTCGGAGCTCGGAACGCTGAGCATCCTGGTGAACAACGCGGGCATTGTGCGGGAGGGCGCCGCGCTCGATCAGAACGAGGCGGCATGGGACGACGTCATCGACACCAACCTCAAGGGCATGTTCTTCGTCGCGCAGGCCGCGGCGCGGCTGATGGCGCCCAACCCCGGCGGCGCCATCATCAACATCGCCTCGATCCTGGGTCTGCGGCAAGCCGGCGGGGTGCTTCCGTATGCGGTGTCCAAGGCTGGCGTCGTGCAGATGACGAAATGCCTCGCCCTCGAGCTGGCGCGGCAGGGCACGCGCGTCAACGCCCTCGCGCCCGGCTACCTCCACACCGAGTTGAACGGCGAATTCTGGACGTCGGACGCGGGTCGGGCGCTGGTGCGACGCATACCGCAGCGGCGCCTGGGGCGACTGGAGGATCTCGACGGACCTTTGCTGCTGCTCGCTTCGGATGCCTCGCGCTACATGACCGGCGCGGAACTCGTGGTCGATGGCGGCCATTTGGTCAGCACCCTTTGA